Sequence from the Fibrobacter sp. UWH4 genome:
AACTTCTTCAAGTGGAACCAAATGCAGCATGGCGACTCTACTGCTGAAACGAATGTCTGGAGTGGTACGGATGCCGTCTATTACAAGATTTTGCAGAATGGATTTGTGGAAGCCTATAAGCTTAAAGTCGAAGACGCAAAGGTTTTCAATGATCCGTCTGGCTATAGCAGCAAGGTGTATAAGTCTGATGTCAAAGGGGGATATTTCCATTACTTTGAATATATCGAAAACGAACAAGTTTGGTATCCTGTAACACTTTGGGCTGTAGGTGTTGCAACGGTGGAAAAAGATTGCGATGAAAACGCAGTTAATTCGACCTTCTTCTATAGCTTTGATGGTCTTGATGATAATGCCGTTTGTGTATGCGACAATGGAAACTGCGGCTGGCAATATACTGACAATGTATGCTTGGGCCGTAGTGAAGGCGATAAGGGATCGGCATTCTTTGACGGGGAAATTCAAGAGTATGAGTGTGTCAGAGAGAAATGTAATCTGCCTGATTCTACTGCTTGCAATAATCTTGGACTTGTGCCTGGTGATCCTAGTTCTTCGAGTTCTTCCGGAGAATATTCTGAACAGGACGGCATGACCCCGGAAGAACAGGCTAACAATCCGAATTCCAAACTTTACCTCGGTGTGTGCGATGTCGACAACGCTGGCGAAGAAAAGCTGTTCGACACCAAGAATGCGAAACTTGCCACGACTACAAGCAAAAATACCTTTGTATGCGATGGCTCCCAATGGAGAGTGAAAAATGAGTTGGATGAGAAATATAGTACATGTACAAAAACCGTGATGGGAAAGGGAATCGTCAAGGAAGAAAATGGTTCCGAACATTATAAGTGTGATTACCTTGATAACGAAAAAAAATACGAATGGATCGCTGCTGGTTGGGATGACTCGTATTTAGGTAAAGCTTGCCATTATGGCTATGTCAATGAAAAAGTGGTTACTGCATCCGGTTATGAATATGTTTGTGAAGAAAATTCTGAATATACAGACAACGACGGTAACCATATCCATGAATGGCGTGAACTTACCCTTGAGGATATCTATGGCAAATGCGATGAAGATAAGATGAAGAATCAAACCGAAGTAGCAGTTTACGGAGGGGAAAAATACAAGTGTAACTACATTTCTGGAGGTTTTTCCAGCGGATACTCTTGGGTTAAAGCAAGCGATTTGGATGAAAACGCAACGCTTGGAATTTGCACAAGAAATCGAATAAAAGATGTCGCTATAGTCGGTGACGCATACTATGGATGTCTTAATAATGGTAACGCAGAAGGAATCCCCGTAAGTTCTTCCTCCACAGATTGGAAAGAAATTAATGAAAATGAGTACCTTAACGCCAAGTTTGATAATTGCGATACCGATAGAGGTAATACTAAAAACATTGCAGACATTAAGAGCGAAACCCTCACGGATGGTGAAAGCCACAGTTTCAAGTGCTCTATAGCTAAAGGAGTCGAAAGAAATAATGGTAAGTGGGTTGACGCCTCCACAGACATTGCTCTCGACCAGATTTGCTACAGCGATAACGAAGATGCAACTGTTACCAAAGAAAGCGCAACCTATGTCTGTGCGTACAAGGATGAATCATTCATGTATCAGTGGATTATTTTTGATGAGTACTGCGAAAATAAAGGTGAAAATTTGACATATGGCGGGTATCTTGACAATCCGACTAGTTCTTCTAGAATGTCTCACTGTGGCGAATCGGATGAGATAGAATGCAAAACGGATACCGACAAGAAAATCTGCCATGTCGGTACCGAGTCTTTCGTCAAATTGGATAGCGCGTGGCAATCTGTGGCAGTATATTGCGAAGACCATTCTACAGGTTCCGCCTGTGAATTTGTCAAACATGAAGGTAATATAGACGATCCTTCTCTTAAGTATTACGAACAAACGGAATACTACGTAAATACAGAACAAGGTTATAAGAAAGCAGAAACTGCGGAAGAATATTGCGAAGCGTTTAGCCCGAATCATGAAGGGCTCTGCGTATTTGAATTTGACGTTTATTCTTATTGCGAAAGTTCCAAGAAATGGATCCTTATCAATGAAGGCTGCCAGACCCGCGAATAGAATTTGTACTAGAACATGAAAACATCCCCGCAAATGCGGGGATGTTTTTTATAAGAGAAAAGCTCGGACGAACCGAGCAAAAGATTAAATTGCAAATTTAGTCGCGTCGGCGAGCTGCACGCTGGCAATGCGAGAAATACCCTTGATTTCCTGCGTCACGCCGTAGAGCATGTCGGCTTCGGCCATGGTACGCTTGTTATGCGTCACCACGATGAACAAGGTCTGCTTGCTGAATTCGCGGAGCAGCGCCATGAAGCGGCCCACGTTAGCGTCATCGAGCGGGCCGTCGACTTCGTCCAGCACGCAGTACGGCGACGGCTTTTCCATGTAAATGGCAAACAGCAAGGCCGTTGCAGTCAGGGCGTGTTCACCACCGGAAAGCGCCTTGATACCGCGCATCTTCTTACCCGTGGGGCGCACGTTGATTTCGATGTCGGCGTCGAGGATATCCATGGGCTTGCCCATTTCGTCCACCTTCTCGACAAGGCTCATCTTGGTTTCGCCGTTCAGGAACAGCTTGCTGAACACGAACTGGAAGTTCTTCTGGATGCGGGCAAACGTATCGAGGTAACGGTTGCGGGCAATGTCGTCGAGCTTGGTGATGGTGCGGTCAAGCGAGGCGCGGGCACGGTCCAGATCGTCGAACTGCGCTTCCACTTCCAACAGACGTTTCTTTTCGTCTTCGTAGTCTTCCATCACGTTCACGTTGATGGGGCCCAGTTCCTTGATCTTTCCGCGGAGTTCGCGAATTTCACGGTCGGCTTCGGGCTGGCTATATTCCACGCGCTCGATGTCGTCGGGGTTCGCAAGGTCCACGCTGTATTCGTTGGTGATGCGTTCGGTGAGGCGGTCGAGGTTTGCCTGCAAGGCTTCCTGCCTGCGGCCCACATCGTTCAATTCCTTCATCTTCTCGATCATGTCGTCGCGGAGACGGTTGACTTCGCTGCGCCATTCTTCGAGGTCGCCCGAGACAAGTTCGTACTTTTCACGGGCCAAATCGCGCTGGTTTTCGAGTTCGCGCAAGGCTGAATCCTTGCTCTGCACCTGGTCAGCGACACCCCTGCCGTCTTCCTCGTTCTTCTGGATGGCGGCCTGGTTCTTTTCAATTTCAGCCTTACGGCCCTGAATTGCATTTTCCAGGAATTCCACCTGTTCGGCGATGTAATTCAGGCGGTTCGTATTCTGCGTGAGCTTTGCCGTCTTGTCCTGGGCGCTGCGCTCCAGTTCGCGAACGTCTTCTTCTTTTTCGCGGAACATCGTATCCTGTTCCGAAAGTTCGTCGTTCACGCGGGAATATTCTTCTTCGATCTTTTCGAGAGAAGCCTGGGCGTCCATGAGTTCCTGGTCGCTGTTCTTAGAGGCTTCTGCCGCCTGAATCTTGGATTCGGCGTTCTGCATTTCGCCCTGCAACTGCGAAAGTCTGCGGTCGCAACCGGCGATAATGTTATTCTGGATCGAAATGCCGGCGTTTCCGCCGCGCTTCATATCTTCTTTTTCGCGGATTTCGTCGACCAGCGAGGCAAGCATCTGCGTGTCTTCGTCGACCAAATCCTGCAAGCGGCCAATTTCTTCTTCGGCTTGGGCCACTTCGAGGTTCACGCCTTCCAACAGGCTGTTCGCCTCGGCAATTTCGTTCTTGCGGCTGAGCGTTCCAGACGTTGCCGTACCGCTGCTCATCAGACCGCTCGTACGCACAATGCCTTCGGGCGCCACAAAGCAGAGGTCTTCGCCGCGCATGGCTCGCGCAAGGCGCACCGCCGTCGAGAGCGAATCTACGACAAAATAACGAGAAAGCAGCGCCTTGAGCCAGCCTGCAATCTGTTCGTCGGCAGTCACGTAATCTTTAAGGCAACCTACAACGCCATCGCCCTGGAGCGTGCCCGAGTAGGGTTCGGCACCGGCACCCACCAGCGCGAGCACCGCCTTGCCTACGTTTTCGCCCTTCATGGCATCCACCGCGGCAATGGCAGCATCGTCGCTAGCAACGACCACGGCATCCATCAAGTCACCGAGGGCGGCCTCCACTTGAGCGGCATATTCGGGAGCGGCTTCGATACGTTCCGACAGGAGCCCGCCCACCAGGTCCGCCTTATGCTCCATGAGCCAGCGGCTAGCGTCGGTGCCCTCGTTGGCAACGCTCTGTAAAACGTCAATTCTTGAGGTGAGCCTTGCCACCTCGTTCTTCAGTTCCTGCAGCTTCTTCTGGGCTTCGAGCAAGTCGGCGCGTTCGGCATCGAGTCGCTCTTCGCGCGTCGAGCGCTGTTCCGTGAGGCGTTCCAGGTCAGCATCGGCGGCTTCAAGGCCAGCGTTAATATCTGCCAGGGCCGATTCGGCGCTCGCCTTCTGCGACTGCACCTGTTCCATTTCGCTACGCCACTTGGCGAGGTTCGCCTGCAACAGGCCCGATTCGGCGTCCATACGCTCGAAACGGCTCTTGAGGGAGTTCACCTGGTTCGTCTTCTGCAGGCGTTCGTTCGCAAGTTCCCTTGACTGGGTACGCAGGTCATCCACCTTGTCGCGCATGACCTGCAAAATTTCGCGTTCACGCTCCAGCAGCGCGTTCATTTCGTCCACGTCGCTGTCGGAACTGAGCACCGCATTTTCTTCTTCCAAACGGGCGCGTTCAGAAAGGAGTTCCTGCACCTTGCCCGTGTTACGGTCAATTTCTTCCTGGGACTTTTCGTTCGCGGCTTCCAAGTTCGAAATCGTATCGCGAATGCGGCCCATGCTGTTATTCAAGTCGTTGAGCTCGATGGTCGCCTTATGCACCTCGCGTTCCAAGTCGCGGTAGGCGTTTTCGTCTTCGGCAATCAACAGCTTCTTTTCGTCAATCTTTGTCTGAAGTACCGTGGCGTTGGTCTTCGAATTCTCCACATCGTGGTTCAGACGGCGGGTCGCGGTATCGAGGGTAGCAAGCCCCTCTTTCATGTCCTCGAACTTGTCGATACTGACCGAGAGGTCCAGTTCGCGCAGGCGCTTGCTGAGACGCTTAAATTCGTTGACCTTTTCGGCCTGGGTCTCGTACAGTTTTACGGAACGGCGCACGCTGCGCAGGTTGTCTTCCACACGTTCCATATCCATCTGCACGCGTTCAAGCTGGCGGCGGGTTTCCTTGCGCTGCTGCTTGTACTTGCTCACGCCGGCGGCTTCTTCGAACAGCACGCGGCGGTCGTCGGCCTTGTCAGAAAGAACCGCCTTGATCATGTCGGCGTTCATCTGCGAATAGGTACTGGAACCGAGACCCGAGTCAAAAAGCAAGGCATGCACGTCGCGCAGGCGGCATTCCTGGTTGTTGATCAGGTACTCGCCCGAACCGTCACGGTGCACGCGGCGGGTCACAATCACTTCGGAATATTCAGAATTCAGGGTGCCGTCGCTGTTATCGATGACAATGGAAACTTCGGCAAGGCTCATGGCGGCACGTTCTTCGGTACCGCTAAAAATCACGTCCTGCATCTTGCTCATACGGAGGGATGCAGCCTTCTGTTCACCCAGAACCCAGCGGATAGCGTCGGTAATGTTCGACTTACCGCACCCGTTCGGCCCCACCACGGCCGTAAGACCCTTCGTGGGGAAGTTGATTTCGGTCCTCTGGGCAAAGGACTTAAAGCCAAAAATCTTTAGTTTTGTAATCTGCACTGGGACTTAATTTAGTAAAGTAGACTCAGGGAAATGGAATGGCTTTCCCCAAACTTCGCTTTAGAAACTGCATGGATCCCCTCCCGTTGGTCGAGGATGACGCTACGGCTTACGTCACCAGGAATGAGCCAATGACGACGTTTCCACCCTCGTCATTCTGGAGCGAGCGGAGCGAGTGACGGAATCCAGCACTTACTTTGACAGCAGAATCCTGCAATTCAAGCGAACCCCGTTAGCCAAGGACGACGTTTCCACCCTCGTCATTCTGGAGCGAGCAGAGCGAGTGACGGAATCCAGCACTTATTTTGACAGCAGAATCCTGCAACTCAAGCGAACCCCGTTAGCCAAGGACGACGTTTCCACCTTCGTCATTCTGGAGCGAGCGGAGCGAGTGACGGAATCCAGCACTTATTTTGACAGCAGAATCCTGCAACTCAGGCGAACCCCGTTCGTCGAAGACGACCTGCTAACGGAATTCCAGCTTAATTTCGCCTTTTTCTTCTTTCACCACCATGTAGTAGCTGCCGCCGTCAAAATCCACCGAGAAAGATTCTTCCGTCGAAGTCACGGAGCAGTTACGGACACAGTCCCCCGTGCAAGCACCTTTGGTTTCTGCAACCGGCTCATAACACGTCCCCTTTTCCAACTGCAGACGGACATGGAACGAGCCCACGAAATCTTCTTCGTAAACGCGGCTCTTTTCACCGGGGGCGATCGTGTCTTTCACCCATGGCCAATACGAGCCATCGTCGGAAAGAATTCCGAAGCCGACAACATACCAATCCGTCTTATTTTCCACCTGAAGCCTAGTCGTCGAATCGACGAACAAATGGCTCAGGCAACCCGTGAGCGAAAAAGCACACGCCAAGACCGCGGCAATTACAAATAAATTTCCAAACCTCTTTTTCATCACTTGCCACCCTCCGTGCTAGCAGGGCTACCAACTGCGCCTCCGTTCGAAGCGGAATTCGACTTTTCATAGCGGATTCCCTTCGCCTCGATGGTCTTGGTCGCTCCCGACTTATCGGCATTCAGCGGCGTAATTTCGCTGTGTTTCGAAGACTGGTCCATCTTGATGACATTCGTTTCGAGAGGAGCGCTCCTGGCTCCACCGCGATTGAACAGGAGTCCGTCGACAGTCGCCAGGTTGAACTTGATTTCGGCGACAAAGGTTCCCTTGGTTCCAAACAAATGTTCATAGTCGTAGGCCGCATTATAGGCAAAACGCACAAACAGCAAGTCAATGGCACCGCCCCAGAGGAAATCTTCGGAGCCGCTATACAAATGCCTACGCAGGCAGGTTGCCTCGAAACCGATCATACGCGACGGATCCGGATAAAACTTAAGCGCCGCGCTATGGAACCCCGCGTCGGACAAGTCATAGGAAACTTCCGCATAAAGTTGTTGGCCGTAAAGGTTCTGTTCCCAAGTCACACGCATCGAGTCCACATCAGATTCATCATCGGCATTATACATCGCCAAAGATACATTCGGCAAGTAAGTCAACAGTCCCGAAGAACGGCCCCCGTATACGGCGCGGCTCTCCAAGTCGAGCGAGAAGCGGAAAAGACGCCAATCCGTCTTGTAAAAATTCGCCTGCGCACTCGCCTTGCCAAAGCGCAAGTGGGCCCAGCTGTAAAGCAGCGAATCGTTTTCGTGCGGGTAGACCTTGCCTACATGTTCCACATTCTGGTGCTGCATACCCAAAGCCAGCGTCCAGTCCGTTTTGGAATCCGTAAACGAGAAACCCCAAGTCGCAATCGACCGTTGGATAGAAAAATCATTGTACTGCGGGACGAAGAAAAAATCCTCGCCATCCCAACCCGATCGTTCCAGCCACAAAAGCATCCCCAGATGTTTCTCGGGAGCCACCTCGCCCGAGCCGAAAACCGCCGCATGATGCCTAAACGCATAACCATCGTGCTTACCGTATTCACTCTGGAGCGGGGTCTGCGTGCGGAACGGCAAATAGTGGAAACCGATATCCAGGTAACCCCCACGGCCACCGCGCATTATATCGCGAATTTCGGAAAGCTGCTGGTCACGGGCCACCGCGCCCCCCTTTGAGAGATCCGACGGATTAATCGCATCGGCAAACACGAAACCCGAAAGGGCTACACCGAGCAGTAGAATCTTTGACAATAAGCGCATGCGAAAAATGTAGCTAAACTTTTCGTTTGTATATGCTCCCCATGAATGACGCCACCTACAAAAAAGACTACATTTATTTCGTATGAATAAGTTTTTTGTAACATTTATTATGTTCATGACCGGGGCGGCATTTGCGGACCGACTCGTCGTCGATACGACCATGGCCGCAGCCGAAAAAAGCGAACACATGAAATATGAAGACCGAGGTTCATTCGGCCCTTACGTGGAATTCGGCAACGTCAAGATGAAAAATGTCACCTACGACTACAAAATCCACGGTCTGGATTACGACATTTCGATAGACAATTCCTACATCTACGGTGCATCGGGCAGCCTTCCGCTCACCGAATGGTTCGACATCTACCTAATGGCCGGTTACCAGTACCTGGGCATCAGCCACCATCCGCGCAACCGCGACAAAGTTGAGGCTGACATCGAAGCCCTCACGGAAGATCTCATCGAAGCCCCCTACGGCAGTTCCGACATCGACGGGCGCCATCAGATCCACACGGCGCTGTTCCAGCTGGGTTTTGACTTTGCGCTTCCGCTCGTTATGAGCTATAACCATCAGTTTATGCTCAAGCTCTACGCCTTCGGCGGAGCCCTGTTCGGCAAGACCTTCTTTACCGACGACACACAGTTCCTGTCTCCGGTGCTTTACGGCTACGCCTACGGTGCAGGCATTCGCACGGCACTTCACGGATTCTTCCTTTCGGCAGGATTCCGCAACAGCCATGAATACTTCCACACCTACTTTGAGCGGAAAACCGGTGACAACAAGGACGATGACGAATTCATGCTGGACTTCGACACTTACTTCGTGCCTTACGTTTCGCTTGGAATCACGCTGTTCTAGCGCTTAATTTTCAGGCGTTCCCCGACCTTCAGCTTGGTATCGTTCAGTCCATTCCACTTCACGATCTCTTCAATAGTCACATTATACTGGCGAGCGATGTCCCACAGACCCTCGCCTTTTTTGACGGTGTGAATCTTGAAATCGGCTTCGGGTTCGCCACTCACCTTGAGGCGCTGCCCGACACTAAGATTAGTGGACTGTCCCATATTGTTCAGACTCTGCAACTTGGCAACCGTCGTTCCGAACTTGCGGGAAATGGCACTCAGGTTATCGCCGGACTGAACCACATAGACAGACACCTTTCCCGTAGAATTCTTGGAAGTCTTCGGGGCCTTGGTGGTTGAAGGTTTTGATTCAGACTTGGCCGTTTTCAGTGTCGCCTTGGAACTACGAACAATTTCAGGAATTTTCAAGGAATCCCCCACGGTCAGGCGGCGAGAAAATCCCTGGTTTTCCTGCATCAGCAGCACGACAGGGACATCGTAGGCCTTGGCGATAGAGGCGAAATTGTCGCCTTCCTGAACCACGTACTTTTCACCCTTCGAAAGTTTCGGACGAGAAACTTCGGCAGCGGGTTTCAGTTCCGGTTTAGAGACAAACAAGGTGTCCCCCGCATTCACAAATGCGGCCGCATCCATAGAATTCCAGGTGCGAAGGCTTTCTTGCGAGACGCCGAACTTACGCGCGACCGAAGCCAGGTTGTCACCTAATTTTACGACATAGGTACGCACCTTTTCCGGTTTCTTACCTACATTCGATTTCGCCTTGGGAGTCACCTTGATCGGAATCAGCAAAGACTGTCCGGCGCGGATGCGGCTACCCTTCATATCGTTCGCCTGTTGCAGTTCCGAGACCTTGATGCCGTACTGTCGGGCGATAACGCCGAGGCTTTCGCCCTTGCGGACTTTATGGTGATGCCAGCTCGAGAAGTTATTCTTTTCCATCTTGTCGTAGCCTTCGACAAATGCGGATCGCGTTCCCACCGGCAAACGCAACAGGTAGGAATCCCTGTTCGGCGGAGTACACCACTTGACCAGTTCCATGTTCAAGCTGCGGAGCGTATCTTCGCTGACCTTCAAGAGCTTTGCGACTTCTTCGAGCGGAAAGGAATCGAAAACTGTCACCGTGTCGAAATCGGGCCGGTACGTTCTCTCGACCGTCATTTCGTACTGTTCCGGATAATGCCCGATGACCATCGCCGCTAGAATTCGCGGCACATAGCGCATGGTTTCCTTCGGAAGTTCTAAGTCCCAGTAGGTAATCGGAAGGGTGGAATCGCGGGTAGTATCTTCCTGCATTTCGCGGACAAGCCTACGCACGCGGCCCTCGCCGCAGTTATAAGCGGCCATCGCCAGCAGCCAATCGTTGAATTCACCGTGCAGACGGTTCAGATACTTGAGGGCCGCCATCGTCGCCAGCTCCGGATTGCGGCGCATATCCACCCAGT
This genomic interval carries:
- the smc gene encoding chromosome segregation protein SMC yields the protein MQITKLKIFGFKSFAQRTEINFPTKGLTAVVGPNGCGKSNITDAIRWVLGEQKAASLRMSKMQDVIFSGTEERAAMSLAEVSIVIDNSDGTLNSEYSEVIVTRRVHRDGSGEYLINNQECRLRDVHALLFDSGLGSSTYSQMNADMIKAVLSDKADDRRVLFEEAAGVSKYKQQRKETRRQLERVQMDMERVEDNLRSVRRSVKLYETQAEKVNEFKRLSKRLRELDLSVSIDKFEDMKEGLATLDTATRRLNHDVENSKTNATVLQTKIDEKKLLIAEDENAYRDLEREVHKATIELNDLNNSMGRIRDTISNLEAANEKSQEEIDRNTGKVQELLSERARLEEENAVLSSDSDVDEMNALLEREREILQVMRDKVDDLRTQSRELANERLQKTNQVNSLKSRFERMDAESGLLQANLAKWRSEMEQVQSQKASAESALADINAGLEAADADLERLTEQRSTREERLDAERADLLEAQKKLQELKNEVARLTSRIDVLQSVANEGTDASRWLMEHKADLVGGLLSERIEAAPEYAAQVEAALGDLMDAVVVASDDAAIAAVDAMKGENVGKAVLALVGAGAEPYSGTLQGDGVVGCLKDYVTADEQIAGWLKALLSRYFVVDSLSTAVRLARAMRGEDLCFVAPEGIVRTSGLMSSGTATSGTLSRKNEIAEANSLLEGVNLEVAQAEEEIGRLQDLVDEDTQMLASLVDEIREKEDMKRGGNAGISIQNNIIAGCDRRLSQLQGEMQNAESKIQAAEASKNSDQELMDAQASLEKIEEEYSRVNDELSEQDTMFREKEEDVRELERSAQDKTAKLTQNTNRLNYIAEQVEFLENAIQGRKAEIEKNQAAIQKNEEDGRGVADQVQSKDSALRELENQRDLAREKYELVSGDLEEWRSEVNRLRDDMIEKMKELNDVGRRQEALQANLDRLTERITNEYSVDLANPDDIERVEYSQPEADREIRELRGKIKELGPINVNVMEDYEDEKKRLLEVEAQFDDLDRARASLDRTITKLDDIARNRYLDTFARIQKNFQFVFSKLFLNGETKMSLVEKVDEMGKPMDILDADIEINVRPTGKKMRGIKALSGGEHALTATALLFAIYMEKPSPYCVLDEVDGPLDDANVGRFMALLREFSKQTLFIVVTHNKRTMAEADMLYGVTQEIKGISRIASVQLADATKFAI
- a CDS encoding LysM peptidoglycan-binding domain-containing protein; this encodes MKFFIPAILFALILAGCASKPAEVSPAVEPVAMEQEPISFSERALKEKVSDSLSVRPSWTYYQYALQAMENQEWLLARHYLDESLRQLVAEKYDSTYRNVSDHEDSLYRVTMPIRIVLALDEVYPNVAELGENAENYLRNDVSIEGIDALDESAADSAALQVIESFLDTLDVSQFTLPVQFNERVLQEIFYMTNAARSFTAGSLNRKTAYDSLIYAQLDAAKMPRDLIYLALVESGFKVKAYSRAKASGMWQFIPETGKRYGLEVDYWVDMRRNPELATMAALKYLNRLHGEFNDWLLAMAAYNCGEGRVRRLVREMQEDTTRDSTLPITYWDLELPKETMRYVPRILAAMVIGHYPEQYEMTVERTYRPDFDTVTVFDSFPLEEVAKLLKVSEDTLRSLNMELVKWCTPPNRDSYLLRLPVGTRSAFVEGYDKMEKNNFSSWHHHKVRKGESLGVIARQYGIKVSELQQANDMKGSRIRAGQSLLIPIKVTPKAKSNVGKKPEKVRTYVVKLGDNLASVARKFGVSQESLRTWNSMDAAAFVNAGDTLFVSKPELKPAAEVSRPKLSKGEKYVVQEGDNFASIAKAYDVPVVLLMQENQGFSRRLTVGDSLKIPEIVRSSKATLKTAKSESKPSTTKAPKTSKNSTGKVSVYVVQSGDNLSAISRKFGTTVAKLQSLNNMGQSTNLSVGQRLKVSGEPEADFKIHTVKKGEGLWDIARQYNVTIEEIVKWNGLNDTKLKVGERLKIKR